A window of Candidatus Babeliales bacterium genomic DNA:
GCTGCTCTTTGGACCCCCGGGGCTTGGAAAAACTACTCTTGCGCAAATCATGGCACATATTATGGGCGTTGATATTAAATTGTGCAGTGGGCCTATGATGGAACGCACCGGTGATTTAGTGGCAATTCTTTCTAGCCTAGAGCCACGTGATATTTTATTTATTGATGAAATCCACCGCATGAGCACTACCGTAGAAGAGGTGCTGTATAGCGCAATGGAACATTTCCGCGTTGATATCATCATTGGACAAGGGGCTGGTGCAAAATCAGTCAATCTCCCGATAAATCCCTTTACTCTCGTTGGGGCTACGACAAAAAGTGGTATGATATCCGCACCTCTGCGATCACGATTTGGTATTACTGAACGATTAGATTTTTATACAGACGAAGAACTTGCAAAAATAGTATTACAAAACGCTGTTCATCTTACTATGACCCTTGATCACTCATCAGCATTACGTATTGGACAATGTGCACGCGGAACGCCGCGTATTGCAAAAAAAATTACCCGTCGAGTGCGAGATTTTGCACAAGTCCACAATAATAACATCGCCACGCAAGAGATTGTTGAACAAGCCCTCGCTTTTTTAGGACTCGATCAAAACGGTTTAACACTTGTTGATACCATGATTATACGCACCATTCTTGAACATTTTAATGGTGGCCCGGTGGGACTAGAAACTATTGCATCAATCGTTGGTGAAGATAAAGACACTATCGAAGCGGTATACGAACCATATCTTTTACGTATGGGATATTTAGAGAAAACATCCCGCGGCAGACAGATTCCTCACAAAAAGCTGCCTTTTTTCAAAAAACAGTTTTTGGGACAAGACAGCTTCTTATAAAGACAAAACAAATCTGATTAATTACACCACACGATGTATCGACAGAGCTGTGTAAGGATGATATCCTACCCATACTAAGATAGTATTAAATAGCAATAATCAATTATTTCAGTATCTACGAGGTAATCAGCATGGCTGGTCATTCAAAATGGGCAAATATAAAGCATAAAAAAGCAAAAGAAGATTCAAAACGCGGTAAAGCGTTTACCAAACTTACCAAAGAAATTACCGTTTGCGCGCGCGAAGGTGGTGGCGATCCGGCAGGAAATGCACGACTGCGACTCCTAATGGAAAAAGCACGAGAAATTAATATGCCGCTTGAAAATACTATGCGGGCTATTAAAAAAGGAACGGGCGAACTCCCTGGTGCTCAATATGAATCGCATACCTATGAAGGATATGCTCCTCATGGTATTGCCGTTATGGTAGACACCCTTTTTGATAACAAAAATCGTATTGCTGCTGATATGCGTCGCTTGTTTTCTCGCCATGGTGGATCACTCGGTGAATCTGGATCAGTAAACTGGATGTTTGAACAACGCGGTGTCATTCGCGCAACAGGATCCAATATGACCGAAGATGAATTGCTTGAAAAACTACTCGATTATCCCATTGAAGATATCAGCAAAGATGAACAACTTTTTTCTATACAATGTGATTCAAAATCAGTAGACAAAGTGCGTCAGGCGGTAATAAGTGCAGGGCTTAAAGTTGAAGAAGCTGAACTTGAATGGATAGCAAAATCAACGATCTCGCTTCCTGAAGAACAAGCACAAAAAGTATACGATTTTTTAACTGAACTTGATGATCATGAAGATGTTCAAAATGTTTATACTAATTTAGAATAAAAAGGATACTATGATACGCAGTATGACCGGCTTCAGTTCACGAGTGTTTCCACTTGTAGTTGCCGATAATAATAAAACAACATTGTCGATAAGTATTAAATCACTTAATTCACGTTATTTTGAAGTAAGCTGTAAACTGCCGTATCAACTGAATAACTTAGAAACTGATATCACAAAATTATTGAAAAGCCATCTCCTGCGTGGGCACATCTATATTACTATTTACGCAAGCAACCAAGCGTTTTTTAAAGCTGCGGTTGAGCCATCTTTACCGATCATCAAAGACTACCTAAAAGCAATTGAACAAATTAAACAGAACTACCCAATCTCTGGAGATCTTTCTCTTTCTGATTTGCTGCAACTTCCAAATGTATTTGCGACCGAAGAACAATCGATTGATGAAACAACAAAACAAACTATCATGAGCAACATCACCGAGCTCATTCAAGAACTGATTGCAGCAGAAGAAAAAGAAGGTATGGCACTCAAAAAAGACGTAGAAAGCCGTATCTCCATCATGGAACAAGAACTTGCGCGCATCGAAATCACGTCCGGCGAATTAATGAAAACACAAAAAGAAAAAGTCCAAACCGCCGTACAACAAACAATAGAGAATGAATCGATGCAAGCCGACATCCAAAAACAAGCAGCATACGCCCTACTTGATAAAATGGATATTAATGAAGAAATCGTTCGTTTTAAAACTCATTTAAAAAACTTCATCACACAGCTCACCTCCTCCCAGATTGAAGTCGGAAAACGGTTAGATTTTACCCTACAAGAAATGGGGCGTGAAATAAACACGATCGCTGCAAAATGCTCTGATGCAACCATTGCATCACATGCGAT
This region includes:
- the ruvB gene encoding Holliday junction branch migration DNA helicase RuvB, with protein sequence MEEMSGLIDILKLNEPTVEQTYEFTPTSFDEYLGQEELKKKLTVYTQAAKMRNEALDHLLLFGPPGLGKTTLAQIMAHIMGVDIKLCSGPMMERTGDLVAILSSLEPRDILFIDEIHRMSTTVEEVLYSAMEHFRVDIIIGQGAGAKSVNLPINPFTLVGATTKSGMISAPLRSRFGITERLDFYTDEELAKIVLQNAVHLTMTLDHSSALRIGQCARGTPRIAKKITRRVRDFAQVHNNNIATQEIVEQALAFLGLDQNGLTLVDTMIIRTILEHFNGGPVGLETIASIVGEDKDTIEAVYEPYLLRMGYLEKTSRGRQIPHKKLPFFKKQFLGQDSFL
- a CDS encoding YebC/PmpR family DNA-binding transcriptional regulator — protein: MAGHSKWANIKHKKAKEDSKRGKAFTKLTKEITVCAREGGGDPAGNARLRLLMEKAREINMPLENTMRAIKKGTGELPGAQYESHTYEGYAPHGIAVMVDTLFDNKNRIAADMRRLFSRHGGSLGESGSVNWMFEQRGVIRATGSNMTEDELLEKLLDYPIEDISKDEQLFSIQCDSKSVDKVRQAVISAGLKVEEAELEWIAKSTISLPEEQAQKVYDFLTELDDHEDVQNVYTNLE
- a CDS encoding YicC/YloC family endoribonuclease, translating into MIRSMTGFSSRVFPLVVADNNKTTLSISIKSLNSRYFEVSCKLPYQLNNLETDITKLLKSHLLRGHIYITIYASNQAFFKAAVEPSLPIIKDYLKAIEQIKQNYPISGDLSLSDLLQLPNVFATEEQSIDETTKQTIMSNITELIQELIAAEEKEGMALKKDVESRISIMEQELARIEITSGELMKTQKEKVQTAVQQTIENESMQADIQKQAAYALLDKMDINEEIVRFKTHLKNFITQLTSSQIEVGKRLDFTLQEMGREINTIAAKCSDATIASHAINIKVELEKSREQIQNIV